The Pricia mediterranea genome includes a window with the following:
- the pfkA gene encoding 6-phosphofructokinase has translation MVPDIKKIGVLTSGGDSPGMNAAIRAVVRTCAYMKVDCVGIYRGYQGMMEGDFKPMDARSVNNIINKGGTILKSARCTEFRTVEGRKKAYEQLRAEGIDAFVVIGGDGSFNGALKFNEEFHFPIIGIPGTIDNDIFGTSNTLGFDTATNTVVDVIDKIRDTASSHNRLFFVEVMGRDVGHIALNAGVGAGAEEILIPEENRGLERLLESLKRSKKSGKSSSIVVVAEGDKIGKSVFELKEYVEEHLPIYDVRVSVLGHMQRGGAPSCYDRVLASRMGVKAVESILDGQTNFMVGIQNNQIILTPISKAIKGHTKIDKELIRVSEIMTT, from the coding sequence ATGGTTCCAGATATAAAGAAAATAGGGGTGCTGACATCCGGGGGCGATTCTCCAGGAATGAATGCGGCCATTCGCGCAGTGGTACGGACATGTGCATATATGAAGGTGGACTGTGTGGGGATCTACCGGGGATACCAAGGCATGATGGAAGGCGACTTTAAGCCGATGGACGCCCGAAGCGTAAACAATATTATCAACAAGGGCGGCACGATATTAAAATCCGCCCGTTGCACTGAATTCAGAACGGTCGAGGGCCGAAAGAAGGCCTATGAACAACTACGTGCCGAGGGAATAGATGCCTTCGTGGTCATCGGCGGCGACGGCAGTTTTAATGGGGCCCTGAAATTCAACGAGGAATTCCACTTTCCGATTATCGGCATTCCCGGTACCATCGATAACGATATTTTCGGCACCTCGAATACCTTGGGCTTCGATACCGCAACCAACACCGTAGTCGACGTAATCGACAAGATCAGGGATACCGCCAGCTCTCACAATAGACTGTTCTTTGTTGAGGTTATGGGCCGTGATGTAGGTCATATCGCCCTGAATGCCGGGGTCGGGGCAGGAGCCGAGGAAATTTTGATTCCCGAGGAGAATAGGGGACTTGAGCGTTTGCTCGAATCTTTGAAACGCAGTAAGAAATCAGGCAAATCGTCGAGCATCGTGGTCGTTGCGGAAGGCGATAAGATTGGAAAAAGCGTTTTTGAACTCAAGGAATACGTTGAGGAACACCTTCCAATATATGACGTTCGTGTTTCCGTATTAGGGCACATGCAGCGGGGCGGGGCACCTTCGTGTTATGATCGGGTACTGGCCAGCCGAATGGGCGTAAAGGCCGTAGAAAGTATTTTAGATGGCCAGACCAATTTCATGGTGGGCATACAGAACAACCAAATTATCCTGACCCCCATCAGTAAGGCTATAAAAGGGCATACGAAAATTGATAAGGAATTGATACGGGTCTCCGAAATTATGACCACGTAA